A genome region from Labilibaculum antarcticum includes the following:
- a CDS encoding phosphatidylserine decarboxylase family protein, translated as MTIHKEGYGIITVFFLILAAIDALIYFTAGSGLLLNSFLVVTIVFFLLIVSFFRVPKRIPVVGDNLIIAPADGTVVVIEETEELEYFKDRRLQVSIFMSPLNVHINWYPVQGLVKYVKHHSGLFLKAWLPKSSTENERTTIVIEKDEKITVLMRQIAGALARRIVSYSVEGEKVDQSKQEGFIKFGSRVDLYLPLGTKIDVKLRQKVTGSQTIIGRFSD; from the coding sequence ATGACAATTCATAAGGAAGGATACGGAATCATTACAGTGTTTTTTTTAATACTGGCTGCAATTGATGCACTAATTTATTTTACCGCTGGTTCCGGTCTTTTACTCAATAGCTTTTTAGTTGTAACTATCGTATTTTTCTTATTAATTGTTTCCTTTTTCAGGGTTCCAAAACGTATTCCTGTAGTTGGAGATAATTTGATTATTGCTCCGGCAGATGGAACAGTGGTTGTTATTGAAGAAACTGAAGAATTGGAATATTTTAAAGACAGAAGACTTCAGGTTTCTATTTTTATGTCCCCGCTAAACGTACATATCAACTGGTATCCTGTGCAAGGATTGGTAAAATATGTCAAACACCATAGCGGTTTATTTTTAAAAGCCTGGTTGCCAAAATCATCTACAGAAAACGAAAGAACAACAATCGTGATTGAGAAAGATGAAAAGATTACTGTTTTAATGAGACAAATTGCCGGTGCGCTTGCCCGCAGAATTGTTTCTTACTCGGTAGAGGGAGAAAAAGTAGATCAGAGCAAGCAGGAAGGTTTCATTAAATTTGGTTCAAGAGTTGACTTGTATCTTCCCTTAGGAACAAAAATTGATGTAAAATTAAGACAGAAAGTAACTGGTTCTCAAACCATAATTGGTCGTTTTTCCGATTAA
- a CDS encoding YncE family protein: MTKIIRFIAIILICISSFASFGQQTDVPAYLCTKLEFVWESEKSLEIPESVFYDADNACIYVSNIKGTPSNQDANGYISKLNLKGEITSHKWVTGLDAPKGMAKYGNFLFVSDINDLVVVDIAKGEIVKKYPAPTAIFLNDVTINPKTGTVYVSDNMTGSIHRLKNGNFSVWLKDDQLDHVNGLTFKDDFLYAGVLNKILKIETDTKLINTLVNNTKSIDGLLSIGDNSWITSDWVGNIQMIDHGEIKLLLSSAEQQINAADLGFIPEQKIILVPTFHNNRVIAYQLKL; the protein is encoded by the coding sequence ATGACAAAAATTATTCGATTTATTGCGATTATCTTAATTTGCATATCATCCTTTGCAAGTTTCGGACAACAAACAGACGTTCCTGCATATCTTTGCACAAAACTTGAATTTGTTTGGGAGAGCGAAAAATCTCTTGAAATTCCTGAATCGGTATTTTACGATGCTGATAATGCCTGTATATATGTTTCCAATATTAAAGGCACTCCTAGCAATCAGGATGCAAATGGCTATATTTCAAAGCTCAATCTAAAAGGAGAAATTACCAGTCACAAATGGGTTACCGGACTTGATGCTCCGAAAGGAATGGCCAAATACGGCAATTTCCTTTTTGTTAGCGATATTAACGATTTAGTGGTGGTTGATATTGCGAAAGGTGAAATCGTAAAGAAATATCCTGCCCCAACAGCCATCTTCCTAAATGATGTAACAATTAATCCGAAAACTGGTACTGTTTATGTTTCCGATAATATGACAGGAAGTATTCACCGTCTTAAAAATGGAAATTTTTCAGTCTGGTTAAAAGACGATCAACTGGATCATGTAAATGGATTAACCTTTAAAGATGATTTTCTTTATGCAGGTGTTCTCAACAAAATTCTCAAAATTGAGACTGACACGAAACTTATCAACACTCTTGTTAATAACACAAAAAGCATTGATGGTTTGCTGAGTATTGGTGACAATAGCTGGATTACTTCCGATTGGGTTGGTAACATCCAAATGATTGACCACGGAGAAATTAAACTACTGCTTAGTTCAGCCGAACAGCAAATAAATGCAGCCGATCTGGGCTTTATTCCCGAACAAAAAATTATTTTAGTTCCTACATTTCACAACAATCGGGTAATTGCCTATCAATTGAAATTATAA
- a CDS encoding SDR family oxidoreductase produces the protein MDLHIKDQLFVVCGATSGFGNAVLKNLLTDGAKVIAIARGQEKLDELQKSNTDQIEAFCGDITQSETICLLMEKIGKRKLSGAFVNASGPPAMKTMETKLADWDNAYHQLLRWKVELTQTLVPLMIKESYGRMVFLESSSVKQPIDNLVLSTSLRLSVVGFVKTLSQEIAESGVTLNIIGPGYHETPAINRLLDKKAEQENITSQEAKNKIASGIRMKRMGNPEDLGQLATWLLSPSSGYITGQTISVDGGQILGIHG, from the coding sequence ATGGATTTACATATTAAAGATCAGCTATTTGTAGTTTGCGGTGCCACTTCGGGATTTGGGAATGCCGTGCTGAAAAATTTACTTACCGATGGTGCTAAAGTGATTGCAATTGCTCGCGGACAGGAAAAACTGGATGAATTGCAAAAATCGAATACAGATCAAATAGAAGCCTTTTGTGGCGACATCACTCAATCGGAGACCATTTGCTTGTTGATGGAGAAAATTGGCAAGAGAAAGCTCTCTGGTGCTTTTGTGAACGCTAGTGGTCCGCCTGCGATGAAGACTATGGAGACAAAACTAGCAGATTGGGACAATGCCTATCATCAGCTATTACGATGGAAAGTAGAATTGACCCAGACTCTTGTTCCTTTGATGATAAAAGAGAGTTACGGCAGAATGGTTTTTTTGGAAAGCTCTTCGGTAAAACAACCCATTGATAATTTGGTTTTAAGTACTTCCCTGCGCCTTTCGGTTGTCGGTTTTGTAAAAACTCTTTCGCAGGAAATTGCAGAATCGGGAGTAACACTAAATATTATTGGGCCTGGATATCATGAAACCCCGGCAATCAATCGTTTATTAGACAAAAAAGCTGAACAGGAAAATATTACTTCTCAGGAAGCAAAAAATAAAATTGCCTCGGGCATCAGAATGAAACGAATGGGAAACCCTGAGGATTTGGGACAATTAGCAACATGGCTTCTCTCCCCTTCCTCCGGCTACATCACTGGCCAAACAATTAGCGTTGATGGCGGGCAAATATTAGGTATACACGGATAA
- a CDS encoding DUF4349 domain-containing protein — MKQILLLVFTILCVTSCDLGSTDSLRMEMAEEEMTPMTRQAVNASLLPLPELKNVEISKKKIIKDGRIVVDVANLKEAKHQVDSLLKIYDAYYANESYNDGYKELSYELTIRVPFVNFESLIANIEMGSGKLTSKEIEARDVTDQFIDLESRLVNKLKYLERYRDLLKSAKTVTDIIEIEEKIRVIEEEIDSTEGRLKYLSDLVGYSTLRLRLNKEKTIQLRTKKQAKFALRFKHAISNGWFGFVDFFIGIIHLWPFAIVIGILYPLLRWFRKRRKGNK, encoded by the coding sequence ATGAAACAGATACTATTACTTGTTTTCACCATTCTTTGTGTGACTTCCTGTGATTTGGGAAGTACAGATTCTCTTAGGATGGAGATGGCAGAAGAAGAAATGACTCCGATGACAAGGCAGGCAGTGAATGCTTCTTTACTGCCATTGCCCGAACTTAAAAATGTAGAAATTAGCAAAAAGAAAATCATCAAAGATGGTCGTATTGTTGTTGATGTTGCTAACCTGAAAGAAGCAAAACATCAGGTGGATAGCTTACTAAAGATTTATGATGCATATTATGCAAATGAAAGTTACAACGATGGTTATAAAGAATTGTCGTACGAATTAACAATTAGGGTTCCTTTTGTAAATTTTGAAAGTTTGATTGCTAATATTGAAATGGGAAGCGGCAAGCTAACCAGTAAAGAAATTGAAGCTCGAGACGTTACAGATCAGTTTATTGATTTGGAAAGTCGATTGGTAAACAAATTGAAGTACTTGGAGAGATACCGTGATCTTTTAAAATCAGCTAAAACAGTAACTGATATTATTGAAATCGAGGAGAAGATACGAGTTATTGAAGAAGAAATAGATAGTACCGAAGGACGTTTGAAATACTTGAGTGATTTAGTAGGTTACAGTACTCTTCGTTTGCGTTTAAATAAAGAAAAGACGATTCAATTAAGAACTAAGAAACAAGCCAAATTTGCTTTACGATTTAAGCATGCAATATCTAATGGATGGTTTGGGTTTGTTGATTTTTTTATAGGGATAATTCACTTGTGGCCTTTTGCTATTGTAATTGGGATATTGTACCCTTTGCTAAGATGGTTTAGAAAAAGAAGGAAAGGAAATAAATAG
- a CDS encoding PGAP1-like alpha/beta domain-containing protein, with amino-acid sequence MANVIIQIHGLGNKPPKDLLERWWERAMIEGLKKYNYKTDLPKHEMVYWADILHDKPLNQFEKDKESPYYLDEIYEKPSKEHLPENHDTRKKIIGFLNRQLKRIFLNEDFTLNYSFITDSILSNYFKDLETYYKVESIVETGSTTKIKDLIRERLLTVLEKYKNDNIMLIAHSMGSIIAFDVLTFLNDHINIHTLLTIGSPLGLPIVVSKIAAEQRRKLNGQSFMITPSGVKNNWYNFSDILDKVALNYELADDFSENEFGVKPVDFLVVNNYEINGIPNPHKSYGYLRTAEFAKILNEFNISERLTFQEKMTRRTDKYFKITKLKLSIQKRKVQTWLRRKR; translated from the coding sequence ATGGCAAATGTTATCATTCAAATTCATGGTTTAGGGAATAAACCACCAAAAGACTTATTGGAACGTTGGTGGGAACGAGCCATGATTGAAGGCTTAAAAAAATATAATTATAAAACGGATTTACCGAAACATGAAATGGTTTATTGGGCTGACATTTTGCACGATAAACCATTAAATCAGTTCGAAAAGGATAAAGAAAGTCCTTATTATTTGGATGAAATTTATGAAAAACCAAGTAAAGAACACTTGCCGGAGAATCATGATACAAGAAAAAAGATCATTGGTTTTTTAAACCGACAACTAAAACGAATTTTTCTAAATGAAGATTTTACTTTAAACTATTCTTTTATAACTGATAGTATTTTAAGCAATTACTTTAAGGATTTGGAGACCTACTACAAAGTAGAAAGCATTGTTGAGACAGGATCTACCACCAAAATAAAAGATCTGATAAGAGAGAGATTATTAACGGTGCTCGAAAAGTATAAGAATGATAATATCATGTTAATCGCTCATTCAATGGGATCGATTATTGCCTTTGATGTATTGACATTTTTAAACGATCACATCAATATTCATACCTTGTTAACAATAGGTTCTCCTCTGGGATTACCAATAGTTGTCAGTAAAATTGCAGCAGAGCAAAGGCGAAAGTTAAATGGACAAAGTTTTATGATTACGCCTAGTGGAGTGAAGAATAATTGGTACAATTTTTCAGATATTCTAGATAAAGTGGCTTTAAACTATGAATTAGCTGATGATTTTTCTGAGAATGAATTTGGTGTAAAACCTGTCGATTTTTTAGTTGTAAACAACTACGAAATTAATGGAATTCCCAATCCTCATAAATCCTATGGCTACTTACGAACCGCTGAATTCGCTAAAATCTTAAATGAGTTTAATATTTCGGAACGATTAACATTCCAAGAAAAAATGACTCGAAGAACTGATAAATACTTCAAAATAACAAAATTGAAACTTTCCATTCAAAAAAGAAAAGTGCAAACATGGTTGCGCCGAAAGAGATAA
- a CDS encoding glycerophosphodiester phosphodiesterase family protein, which produces MKNVNDIIIAHRGESFDAPENTLAAINLAWERGASAVEIDVHMTKDKQIVVIHDEDTARVSNRKMIIKKSFFKELKELDTGSFKNEKWKGEHISSLQEVLKTVPGYGRLIIEIKSNSDLLDRLKIELAKSKLKNSQIEIIAFDSSTLAKAKRIMPEYRMLWLLDLDYYLPWWLIWKSKNSLIKKAKQLNFDGVDVWAGKLLTKDFITAFKNSDLLVYTWTVNSPQKSELLIRQGIDGITTDRAAWITEQINKNL; this is translated from the coding sequence ATGAAAAATGTGAACGATATAATTATAGCTCATCGGGGTGAATCTTTTGATGCTCCGGAAAATACTTTAGCGGCAATCAATTTAGCATGGGAACGTGGAGCATCTGCGGTTGAAATTGATGTTCATATGACCAAAGATAAGCAGATTGTAGTGATTCACGATGAGGATACGGCTAGGGTTTCCAATAGGAAGATGATTATAAAAAAATCCTTTTTCAAAGAACTTAAAGAACTGGATACTGGTTCTTTTAAGAATGAGAAATGGAAGGGTGAGCACATTTCTTCATTACAGGAAGTCTTAAAAACGGTTCCCGGTTATGGAAGATTGATTATAGAAATCAAAAGTAATTCAGATTTATTGGATCGCTTAAAGATTGAATTGGCTAAGTCGAAGCTTAAAAATTCACAGATAGAAATCATCGCTTTTGACAGTAGTACCTTAGCTAAAGCGAAAAGAATAATGCCGGAATATAGAATGCTATGGTTGCTGGATCTTGATTACTATTTGCCATGGTGGCTTATTTGGAAGTCTAAAAATAGTCTCATCAAAAAGGCGAAACAATTAAATTTTGATGGCGTAGATGTGTGGGCAGGAAAACTGCTGACTAAAGATTTTATTACAGCGTTTAAAAATTCTGATTTGTTGGTTTACACCTGGACTGTTAATAGTCCGCAAAAATCAGAATTACTAATTAGGCAAGGGATTGATGGGATTACAACCGATCGGGCCGCATGGATTACTGAGCAAATAAACAAGAATTTATAA
- a CDS encoding mechanosensitive ion channel family protein, whose amino-acid sequence MDLTFELKKILFILVIAICGHAIALLVKFIHRKVIKKSHNRKKTKWLSFTSLGLSILVFTIYFIAFGQILKEFDVSLTTYFASASVIGLAVAFGSQGVVQDVVTGMTLVFSDLLDIGDLVEIGGQTGYVENITMRFITIKNAHKATIYIPNRTISNVTNYSYGKINYYVDVRLPQEQNKKAITSQIIVEMVGDFEEQYPSYFIGKTSILEPIKTNNKKEIIRIVFKLWPSRYTLIETNFKQELVARIKEHDSSFPDWMITCAAEISGE is encoded by the coding sequence ATGGATCTTACATTTGAATTAAAAAAAATTCTTTTCATTCTAGTTATAGCCATTTGTGGCCATGCAATTGCTCTTTTAGTGAAATTTATCCATCGCAAAGTCATTAAAAAATCTCACAACCGCAAGAAAACTAAATGGCTTAGCTTCACCAGCTTGGGCCTGAGCATTCTTGTTTTCACGATTTATTTTATTGCTTTTGGTCAGATTTTAAAAGAATTTGATGTCTCTCTAACCACTTACTTTGCAAGCGCATCGGTAATTGGTTTGGCCGTTGCATTTGGCTCGCAAGGTGTAGTTCAGGATGTGGTAACTGGCATGACACTGGTTTTTTCAGATCTTCTTGATATAGGGGATTTGGTGGAGATAGGCGGACAAACTGGCTATGTAGAAAATATTACAATGAGATTTATCACCATAAAAAATGCCCATAAGGCAACTATTTATATTCCCAATAGAACCATAAGCAATGTGACTAACTATTCATACGGCAAAATTAATTACTATGTAGATGTTCGCTTGCCTCAAGAGCAAAATAAGAAAGCCATTACATCTCAAATAATAGTTGAGATGGTTGGGGATTTTGAAGAACAATACCCTTCCTACTTTATTGGTAAAACTAGTATTCTGGAACCAATAAAAACCAATAATAAAAAAGAAATCATCAGAATCGTATTCAAGCTTTGGCCATCGCGATACACTTTAATTGAAACAAATTTTAAGCAGGAACTAGTAGCTCGAATTAAGGAACATGACTCTTCCTTTCCTGACTGGATGATTACCTGTGCGGCCGAAATAAGCGGCGAATAA
- a CDS encoding putative type IX sorting system protein PorV2 — protein MFRIIAFFVCLCVAGSVYSQTSAPTYSNEFLSIGVGARSFGMGNATVASQKGIESSYWNPANLVDLRTKFDVSAMHAEYFGGLSAYDYLGFGMKINEKSAVGLSLIRYGVDDIPNTLELIDKDGNIRYDLVTTFSAADYAFLFSYSRKTRVEGLSIGGNVKLIYRHTGDFASAYGFGFDIAGTYRKGKWRAGAVLRDATSTFNAWVFKTGNLEEVFELTGNEIPENSTEITLPRLILALSREFSISDKFSLLAELDMDMTFDGQRNVLIQGDPISIDPHIGMEASYKQFIFLRAGISNFQEETDFDQTNSWTFQPNLGLGIRYKNFQLDYALTDIGDRSIAKYSNVFSVSYAFE, from the coding sequence ATGTTCAGAATAATTGCATTTTTTGTTTGCTTATGTGTTGCTGGTTCAGTGTATAGTCAGACTTCAGCTCCTACATATAGTAATGAATTCCTGTCAATTGGAGTTGGTGCAAGGTCTTTTGGAATGGGAAATGCGACAGTCGCTTCTCAAAAAGGTATTGAATCGTCTTATTGGAATCCTGCTAATTTAGTAGATTTAAGAACAAAATTCGATGTTTCGGCAATGCATGCGGAGTATTTTGGGGGATTGTCGGCATATGATTATTTGGGATTTGGCATGAAAATCAATGAGAAAAGTGCGGTCGGATTAAGTCTGATTCGTTACGGTGTTGATGATATTCCGAATACTTTGGAATTGATTGATAAAGATGGAAACATTCGATACGATTTAGTGACAACCTTCTCGGCCGCTGATTATGCATTCCTTTTTTCCTATTCGCGAAAAACTCGGGTTGAAGGATTAAGCATAGGGGGAAATGTGAAATTGATTTATCGACATACTGGTGATTTTGCTTCGGCCTACGGTTTTGGGTTTGATATTGCAGGAACTTATCGAAAAGGAAAATGGCGAGCAGGAGCAGTTCTGAGAGATGCAACGAGTACCTTTAATGCCTGGGTATTTAAAACTGGTAATTTAGAAGAGGTGTTTGAGTTAACGGGCAACGAAATACCTGAGAATTCAACTGAAATTACCCTGCCAAGATTGATTCTTGCCCTAAGTAGAGAATTTTCTATTTCAGATAAATTCTCATTACTGGCCGAGCTCGATATGGATATGACTTTTGATGGACAAAGAAATGTGTTGATTCAAGGAGATCCAATCAGTATAGATCCTCACATTGGAATGGAAGCTTCCTACAAACAATTCATATTTCTTCGCGCCGGAATAAGTAATTTTCAGGAAGAAACAGATTTTGATCAAACTAATTCGTGGACTTTTCAACCAAATTTGGGATTAGGCATTCGGTATAAAAATTTCCAACTCGATTATGCTTTAACAGATATAGGAGATCGATCCATAGCAAAATATTCTAATGTGTTTTCAGTGTCCTACGCTTTCGAATAA
- a CDS encoding CDP-alcohol phosphatidyltransferase family protein, with the protein MSEAKGIIKHIPNSITCLNLLSGCTASLMAMEGYLIYASFLILLAAVFDFFDGLAARTLKAYSPMGKELDSLADMVSFGFAPGVIALAYLKGAVLGSVSADFIPADLSSLQIVILLSAFIIPIFSALRLAKFNVDTRQTSSFVGVPTPANAMFWASLPLVMFYGDYPLIKELLSNEFIIIGAVLITSYLLVAEIPMFALKVKNLAWKENKIQYLFLISLLILAILLKWLVIPMILFVYIIFSLINNMISKK; encoded by the coding sequence ATGTCAGAAGCAAAAGGGATTATCAAACACATTCCAAACTCAATTACTTGTTTGAACTTACTATCAGGATGTACAGCAAGCCTTATGGCTATGGAAGGCTATCTGATTTATGCGTCTTTTCTAATTCTTTTAGCGGCAGTATTCGATTTTTTTGACGGCTTAGCTGCTCGCACACTAAAAGCGTATTCTCCTATGGGAAAAGAGCTCGACTCACTCGCTGACATGGTTAGCTTTGGTTTTGCTCCTGGAGTTATTGCCTTGGCTTACCTAAAAGGTGCTGTTCTTGGCAGTGTTTCAGCAGATTTTATTCCCGCTGATTTAAGTTCTTTGCAAATAGTAATCTTATTATCCGCATTTATTATCCCAATATTTTCAGCCTTACGATTGGCTAAATTTAATGTAGACACCAGACAAACCTCCTCTTTTGTTGGCGTCCCAACTCCAGCAAATGCTATGTTTTGGGCTTCTCTCCCACTGGTAATGTTCTATGGAGATTATCCATTAATTAAAGAATTATTATCTAATGAGTTCATTATAATTGGAGCTGTACTAATAACATCTTACTTATTGGTTGCTGAAATTCCAATGTTTGCACTTAAAGTAAAAAACCTTGCCTGGAAAGAAAATAAAATACAATACTTGTTTCTAATCAGCTTGCTAATTTTAGCAATACTTTTAAAATGGTTAGTGATTCCGATGATCTTATTCGTTTACATTATCTTCTCATTGATTAACAACATGATCAGTAAAAAATAA